CGTGCCATCACCGCTCGCAGTGTATCGTCGATCGTCACGGCCTCGTTCAGCACCGGTATGACGACGCTCAGCTTCATCGGACCCCCGCGTGCATCGCAATGGGCGGCGTCGTCGACTGCTCAAGCCGCCGGCGATAGCGCAGCACGGCCAGCGGGTCAAGCTCGGGCAGCCGGGCGAGATCAGGGGCGGCGGCCTCAAAATGCGAGCGGTCGAACTGCACGTCGGCGATCAGGTAGGGGACGAACGGCGCTAGCGCCCGGTCGAGCAGGCGCGATGTCAACGGCAACTCGCGCGGCGACAGGGCGGGGTCCAACACCACGCTCCAAGACGATTGCTCGGCAGCGCAAAGCTCGGCGATGTCGGCGACGCGTAACGGTCGCCGCGCGGTCAGGTGATACGTGTGATGGTCGACGGTCGGTCGCGCCGCCAGCGTCGTCATCGCCTCATACAGCCAGTCGGCGTGGACGGCGTTAATTCCCGCATCGCGCGGCAATCGCAGCACGAGCGGCTCGCCCGTTCGTGACGCCGTCAGCACAGCGGCGCCGACCAGGTCGATGATCTTGAACGCCGACTCTGCCGCCGGGGCGTCCTCCACGACCACGCTGGGCCGCAGGATGCACCCGCGCAGCCCGGCCGACAAGGCGGCCCGCACGTGATGCTCAGCCGCGAACTTCGACGCCTCATAGCTGTTGCGAAAGTCGCGCGGCGAGCCATCGTCTTCACATACGGTGCCGATGTTCTCACCGCACACGTACGCCGTGCTGATGTGGAACAACCGCGGCGGTCGCGGCAGCGACATGAGCGCGTCGACGACGGTCCGCGTGCCTCCGTCGTTCACGCGCCACGCGACCTCCTGACTGTCGCGGCCGTGCATGTTAGTGCTGCCTGCGAAGTGCCAGAAGTCGTCCGCTTCTGCAAGCGACTGTCGCTGCGAAGGCGTGAGGTCGAACGCTGTCAGGTCGCACGGCAATTCGGTGATCTGCTCGCGAAACTGTGTGAGCAACTGCTGGTACGCGACCGATCGCACGCCCGGCCGCACGAGCGCGATTGCGCGCGTCGCAGGCGATTGGTGCAACAGGCGACTTAGGAAGTGCGTGCCAAGCGCCCCGGTGGCGCCGGTGAGTGCGACACAGGTCGCCGCATAAGTCGCAGTCGTTAGCGGCAGGTCTTCAGGCAGATCAACATCACCCAGCGGTGGCAGCTCCGCGATGTCCAACCCAACCGCGGCCGCTGCGGTGCGTGTTTGGGCAGCGACTCGGGACGTGCTCCAGTCGATGCCATAAAACAGGTTGGCGTTGAACCGCCGCATGCCGATCAGGTAGTAGCCTCCATCGGTCGCCGGGCCGATCGCTACGTCGGCGTCTCGCATCGCGCTGAACGCGCCAGCGAGATGTTCGCACGTAAGGCCCGGGCAGTCGGTGCCGATGATGACGACCGGTCCACCTGCCTCAAATGCCTTCGTCCCAGCGGCGATCAATCGTGCGCCCAGGTCCGCGTGATGCTGTGGCACGAGGGCCCACGGTCCGTTGCCGTAGAGTTCTGTGACTGCGGAAAGATCACCGCTCACGTGCAGTTGGATCGCCACCTGGTGCGACGCCGCCAATCGCCGCGCGACGGCCAGCGTGTGCAACGTCATGCGGTGCTGCAGGATCGCGGCACCATGAGTGCCGAGCGCTGGGATCAACCGCGTCTTTGCCAGTCCCGGTTGCGGATGGCGGATGAAGACGACTAGCGTCGGGCCGCTCATCATGCCAGCGCCCCGCCACAGCTGGACCCGCTGCCAGCGGTACAGCCGAAGCAGTGTTCACCCGTCGCCACCAGCCGCTTCAGGTGTGTCGCAGGATCAAAGTCGTTGATGTGCCGACACGTGGTCGAGTTCACCGGCAGGTTCAGCGCGAAGTTGAAGTCGCAGTCGTAGAGCGTGCCGTCCCACCCCACGTGCAGCTGGTGCCGGCACATCAGGCCGTCGACCGTTTGCGGGTTGAAGCTGTTGCGCAGCAGCTCGACGTACGGCGCATCTTTGCCCTCGCGCGCCAGGTCGTGCAGGAATCGCCCGATCGGCAGGTTGGTGATCGTCAGCAACCGCGTGAACTCGATGTCAAACCGCGCGCGCAGTTCCCGGCGATAATCCGCCTCCAGCGACTGCTGGGCCGGGGGTAGTTTCGCCCCTAACGGGTTATAGACGAGGTCCAACGGCAGTTGCGGCTCGACGCCAAAGCCCGCTGCGTTCAGTCGGCGGATCGCTTCCACGCTTCCGTTGTACGTGCCGTGTCCGCGCTGGCGGTCGACGTTGGATTCGAGATAGCAGGGCAGCGACGCGATCAGATGGACCGCTTGATCCCGCATGAACGC
Above is a genomic segment from Tepidisphaeraceae bacterium containing:
- the arsS gene encoding arsenosugar biosynthesis radical SAM (seleno)protein ArsS (Some members of this family are selenoproteins.); the protein is MSLSLPLLQMDNAFDQAVRAQWGAPLDAAGIGTVQVNIGLRCNLACRHCHVESSPKRTEEMSWPTMLAVLAAARSAGATTLDITGGAPEMHPHFRQFVSAARRQDLAVIVRTNLTILLEPAYAELVAFMRDQAVHLIASLPCYLESNVDRQRGHGTYNGSVEAIRRLNAAGFGVEPQLPLDLVYNPLGAKLPPAQQSLEADYRRELRARFDIEFTRLLTITNLPIGRFLHDLAREGKDAPYVELLRNSFNPQTVDGLMCRHQLHVGWDGTLYDCDFNFALNLPVNSTTCRHINDFDPATHLKRLVATGEHCFGCTAGSGSSCGGALA
- a CDS encoding TIGR04282 family arsenosugar biosynthesis glycosyltransferase; this translates as MMSGPTLVVFIRHPQPGLAKTRLIPALGTHGAAILQHRMTLHTLAVARRLAASHQVAIQLHVSGDLSAVTELYGNGPWALVPQHHADLGARLIAAGTKAFEAGGPVVIIGTDCPGLTCEHLAGAFSAMRDADVAIGPATDGGYYLIGMRRFNANLFYGIDWSTSRVAAQTRTAAAAVGLDIAELPPLGDVDLPEDLPLTTATYAATCVALTGATGALGTHFLSRLLHQSPATRAIALVRPGVRSVAYQQLLTQFREQITELPCDLTAFDLTPSQRQSLAEADDFWHFAGSTNMHGRDSQEVAWRVNDGGTRTVVDALMSLPRPPRLFHISTAYVCGENIGTVCEDDGSPRDFRNSYEASKFAAEHHVRAALSAGLRGCILRPSVVVEDAPAAESAFKIIDLVGAAVLTASRTGEPLVLRLPRDAGINAVHADWLYEAMTTLAARPTVDHHTYHLTARRPLRVADIAELCAAEQSSWSVVLDPALSPRELPLTSRLLDRALAPFVPYLIADVQFDRSHFEAAAPDLARLPELDPLAVLRYRRRLEQSTTPPIAMHAGVR